The region GGACGTGGTCAGGAACAATATCGCCGCCATTTCGGGCCTGGTGGATATCGAGACCACCAGGGGCCAGGGCACCCGTTTCATTATCACCCTGCCCATCACCCTGGCCATCATCAAGTCCCTGATCATCTCCTGTGCCGGGCGGACCTACGCGCTCCCGGTGACCTCGGTGCTGGAGTCGCTGCTTTTGACCGGCCACGACATCAAGACCGTGGAGCGCCGTGAAGTCACACAACTACGCGATACGACCCTGCCGCTTCTCCGGCTGGAGGAGTTTCTCTGCCTGAACCGCCGGTCGGACCGTCCCGGGGAGTTCTATGTCGTGGTGGTCGGTGCCGCCGAAAAACGGCTGGGTGTCGTGGTCGACGAACTGCTCGGCCAGCAGGACATCGTGATCAAGTCCCTCGGGGAGGGCTTCCGGCGCTTCCCCGGCATCGCCGGGGCAGCCGATCTGGGGGACCAGCGCACGATCCTGGTGCTGGATGTGGGCGGCATGATCAACGATACCATGAGATCCGGGAGCTGAGGTCATGTACAAAGCCTTTTTCGGATTCCGGGAAAAGCCGTTCGGCAAGACCCCCGACCCCCGTTTTCTCTTTCTCAGCGCGGGGCACGAAGAGGCCTTGGCGCGCCTCGAATTTGTGCTGGAGGAGCGGGAGATGGCCGTCCTCACCGGCGAGATCGGCTGCGGCAAGACGACGCTCTCCCGGGCGCTGATGGACCGGCTGGGTGATGGCTACCGTTTCTGCTATATCGTCAATCCCCGCCTGACAGGGCTGGAATTCCTGCGGACCACGGCGCGCCTGCTCGACGTCGAGGCGCCGTCGGCGCTCAAGGACGAAGTGCTGGAACAGATCAATACGGTGGTCTACGACAGCTACCAGAAGGGGATCTGCCCGGTCATCGTGGTGGATGAGGCCCAGATGATCTCCGATGCGGAGGTCTTCGACGAGATCCGCCTGCTGACCAATTTCCAGTTGGACGACCGCAATCTGCTGGCGGTGATCGTCATGGGCCAGCCGGAGTTGCGTCCCATGCTGGCTTCGCCCCGTTTCGAACCCCTGCGGCAGCGGATCGCCCTCAATTACCACCTTGAGCCGCTGACGCTGGAAGAGACCATGGAATACCTGGATTTCAGGCTGGAAAAGGCCGGCGGCATGCCCGGTTTATTCACCCCCGATGCGGTTCAGAAGATCTTCGAGATTACCGGCGGCGTTCCGCGCAGGATCAACTCCCTGGCAACCAACGCCCTGCTGGTCGCTTACGGCAACGACGCCGCCCTGATCGATTCTGCGGTCATCGATGAGATTAAAGACGAACTGATGATGTAGAAGGATTCCGACCGAATGAACCTGGCAAAGATACGGCAGAAAGTCCACAACAGAGAGGCCGCCGAGCGGGCCGCCGAAGAGGAACGCCCCCGGCGGGACGTGGCGCCATCCCCGCCGGCCGGGGCACCCGCCTCTCCCGCTGTCGTTGCCGCCGACCATCCGCCCCTGACCGATACGGCAGCCGCCGCGCTTCCCGAGGAGCGGCTGAGCCCGGCGCCGCGGCGTGGCCGGCATATGGACCCGCTCGATATCATTCTGGCGGGGCGGGCAGCGGCGGGCTGCGACGACGACCTGCCGCTGGCATCCGAGGGCCAGGTGGCCGCGGAGGCGGAGGACTACGAGGAAATCCTCTGTTTCCGCATCTCCGACGAGATTTATGGCATCAATATCATGGAACTCAAGGAGATCATCAAACCCCGCGAGACGACCGAGGTCCCGCGCGCCCCGGCGTTCATCATGGGGGTGATCTCCCTGCGCGGCGTCATCATTCCCGTCTTTAACATGCGTGAGCGCCTCGGCCTCCCCCAGGGAGACCGAAACGGCCGGGAACGCATCGTGATCGCCAAGCGCGGCGAGGGCTTCACCGGCCTGCTGGTGGATGAGGTCATCCAGGTCGTGCGCATCGGAAAAGATGGGCGCGAAGCGGCTCCGGCGGTTCTCGAAGGGATCGACCGCGATTTTGTCAGCGGCATCGGCCGTACCGGTGCCATGATGATCATTCTGCTCAACGTGGCAAGCATCACCGATATCAACATCTGCTGAGCAGGCCGGCCCGGCGGGGCCGGTCGCTGTTCACCACGATGGTCGTCTGAACGGAGCCTCGCGAATAGCTTATGAAAAAGGAACTGCAGAACATCGAGCTGGCATGTTTCAGCCTGGGGGACAGGCTCTTTGCGGTGGACATCATGCGCATCAAGGAGATCATCCTGCCCCAGAAACTTGCCGGCCTGCCCCGGGAGTCGGACCTGCTGGAGGGGGTCATCAACCTGCGCGGCGAATTGATTCCGGTCATGGACATGCGACATCGCTTCGGCATGCCGAAAGCCGGCGAACACGTTCCGGGCCGGCTTCTGATCGTCTCCCTTCAGGGACAGATGCTGGCGTTGGCGGTGGATGACGTGCAGGAGGTCATCACCGTTTTGGCCGGCGAGATCAAGCCCGCTCCCGATATAGCGGAAGGGATCGGCATGGAGTACGTCCTGGGGATGTGTCTTTCACGCGACCAGATGTTCATGATCCTCGACATCGATTCCCTGCTCGCCCCATCCGATGTTCGCCTGGAGTCGTTACGTGGATAGCCGGGAAGAGATACGCAACGCCCTTAAATCCGCCGACGAAGAGTTGCGCCGTGCGGCCGTCGCTTCCCTGCGCGGCAGGGATGCGGCGGAGGTGTGCGAGTTTGTTTTCACCGCCATGGGCGACGACAGTTGGCGGGTGCGCAAGGAAGCGGTCAACGTCTTTGTGGCGGCGCACCCCTCCGGCGATCTGATCGCCGGACTGCTGGAACTGCTGCGCGACGAGGACAATGCCGGACTGAGAAATTCCGCCGCCGAGGCGCTCGTCATGCTCGGAGCGCGGGCGGCCCGCCAGTTGAAAGCGCTTGCCGGCGATCCCGATGCCGGCGTGCGGAAGTTTGTGGTCGATGTCATGGGGGGAATAGGCAGCGCAGTGTTCGTCCCGGACCTCCTTGCCGCCCTCCATGACCCGGATATGAACGTTTCCGCCGCTGCCGCCGAACATCTGGGCACCATCGGCGACCCCGGAGCGGTGCCGGAACTGCTCGCGGCGATCGCCGCCCATGAAAGCCCCTTCTTCCGCTTCAGCGCCCTGTCGGCCCTGGGAAAGCTGGGAACCCCCGGACCGGTGCCGGAGGAGGTCAAGGGCCTTGTCGGGCAGGAGATTTTCGGCAAGGTGCTCTACGATTGCCTCGGGAGCATCGGCGACCATACGGCCGCGCCCATCCTCCTGGAGGGGCTCCTTTCCGGCCAGAAAAGCGCCCGCTGCGCTGCCGTCAAGGCCTTCAACCGCATCCTGCTGCGTTCCGGCGCTACTGAGCGCCACCACCTTCACGGGGTGGTGCGCCGCTTGTCGGGCAGCGCTGCCGTGCCGGCCTTCATGGAACTGCTGGATGTGGAAGGGCAGGATACCGCCCTGGCGGAGGCGGTGACGAACCTTTTGGGGATCATGGGCGACGTGCGGGCCGCTGCGCCGCTTTTGGCCGCCTATCTCTCCGAGCGGCTTTCGAGCCCGGCGCTCACAGCCCTTTCCGCCCTCGGCCCCGCCGGTATGGATGCCCTGCGGCAAATCTATCCCGCCGCCGAAGAAAAGGCGTGCGCGGCCATCTGCACACTGTTCGGGGAGCTGGGCTACCACGGGGGAGACGACCTGATCCGCGCGGCGCTGCAGGACCCTTCGCCGGCGGTGCGCAGGGCTGCCGTACGGGCCGCCGGTCAGCGGGGGCTGTCGGACTGCATCCCGGAGATCATCGGCTTGCTCCATGAGGCGGACGATGATTTCAGCGGCGCGATCATCTCCTCGCTTCAGGTTCTTGCCCGGAAGGACAACCATCCCGTCCGGGCGGTTGCGCGTCAACTGGCCGATTCCGAACAGCCGCAACGCCGTCGCGATGCCGCCCTGCTCTTTGCCGCCCTCCGTGACGGCGACTGCCTGTCGCGGCTTGCCAAGGACGAGGACCCTTCCGTTCGGCAAGCCTCGGTGGCCGCCATTGGGAAACTGCACCTCCCCTCCTTGCACGGGGTGCTGCAGATCGCCCTGGTGGACGAAACCCCGGAAGTGCGTATGGTCGCTGCCGATGCCTTGGGAGAATCGGGGAGCGCCGATGCCCTCGAACCCTTGCGCCTGGCCCTGCGCGATGACGACTCCCGGGTGCAGTGCGCGGCCCTGAAGAGTATGGCCCGCCTGGAACCGGGGACCATTCTCGACGTGATCGGCTCCCTGCTCCCCACTGCCGGCGGGCTGCTCATGATCACCTGCCTCGAGGTGCTCGAATCGTCGGGCAGCGGCGCCGCCCTGGACCTGGTGGAGACGGTGCTCGACAACGAGGATGAAGAATTGGTCAAATTGGCGCTCGCCATCCTCTCCCGCCACGACCGGGAGCGCATCCTGCGGAATGCCGAACGGCTTTTCGCCCATCACCATGCCGGCATCAGGTATGACACGGCGGCGGCCCTGGCGGGGCTTCCCGGCCAGCAGCAGCGGACTGTTCTGAAGGCGGCCCTTGAAAGGGAAGGGAACAACCTGGTCAGGGACCTGATGAAACGCCTGTTGAAGGGGGTCGCATGACCTTGTCCCTGGACACAGGACAGACCATGTCCGATGACGAGTTCCGGATCATACGGGACAGCATCTACAGTCATTGCGGCATTTTTTTCGACGACGACTCGAAATACCTGCTGGAGAAGCGCCTTGCCCGCCGCCTGCCCGCCCTGAGCCTGAACAATTTCCGCGAGTATTATCATTTTTTGAAATACGACCGGAACAAGGACCAGGAGATGATGGACATCATGGATGTCCTCACGACCAACGAGACCTATTTTTTCCGGGAATCGTTCCAGCTTTCCGCTTTTACGGACGAAGTCATCCCGGAACTCATCAGCGTCAAGTCGGCCCGGGGGGATCGCACGCTGCGCATCTGGAGCGCCGGCTGTTCCACGGGTGAAGAACCCTATACCATCGCCATGCTGCTGCGGGACATGCCCGGCCTGCGGGGGTGGAAGGTGGAGATCATCGGCACCGACATCAGCCAGCGGGTTCTGCAACACGCCCGGCGGGGGGTCTACACGAAATCGTCGTTTCGGGCGACCGAAGAGCGCTACATCAAACGGTTTTTCTACGAATACGACGGCGGGCTCAAGGTGACGGACGATATCCGCGAAATGGTCACCATCAGCCACCTCAACCTCTTCGACAAGATCCGCATGATGATGCTCGGCAAGATGGACCTCATTTTCTGCCGCAACGTGATCATCTATTTCGACCTGGCCGCCAAGAAGAGGGTCGTCGAAGAGTTTCATCGTTCCCTCAACGATGGCGGTTTCCTGCTGCTGGGGCATTCCGAGTCGCTCATGAACGTCACCACGCTTTTTACGCTCCGCCACTTCAAAAATGATATGATCTATCAGAGGCCGGAGCGTTCTGCATTGGGAGGCGGGTCATGAGGCGGCTCAAGGTGCTGGTGGTGGACGATTCCGCTTTCAGCAGGCGCACCATCACCAGGATGCTCGAAGGGCTCGAGTGCGTCGAGGTGGTCGGTTATGCGACCAACGGCGAGGAAGGGGTCCACAAGGTGGCGACCCTGAAGCCGGACCTGGTCACCCTGGACCTTGAAATGCCGAAGATGGACGGCTTTACGCTGCTGCGCATCCTGACGGTCCGGTACTCGACCCCGGTAATTGTCGTGAGCGCCCTGAGCAGCGCCGACAAGGTGTTCAAGGCCCTGGAACTGGGCGCCCTGGATTTCGTGGCCAAGCCTTCCAGCGGGGCCTCCAACGACCTCTTGCTCATCAGGGAGGACCTGCAGCAGAAGGTGCTCCAGTTCGTCAGCCTGGGAGTGCCCCGGCTGAAGCAGCCGCACCTGCCGTCCCACGAAAGAGCGCGGGAAGGCGCGGGAGCGGCGGTGCCCGGCGTTGCGGGCCAATCCCCCTTCGATCTCGTCGCCATCGGCGCCTCGACCGGAGGGCCGCCGGCACTGCAATTTCTCTTCTCCGCATTCGAGCGGGCGTACCCCTTTGCCGTGGTGGTTGCCCAGCACATGCCGTCCGGTTTTACCCACGCCTTTGCCGAGCGCCTGAACCGCGCCTCCCTGTTCGAAGTGAAGGAGGCGGCGGATGGCGACCTGGTCATCCCGGGCCGGGCGCTGATAGCGCCCGGAGGTTCGAACCTTGTGCTGGAGGTGCGGGACGGCCGGACGGTGGCGCGGGTCGTTCCCCCCACGGACGCCGACCGGTATGTGCCGTCGGTGGACGTCATGCTGGAGTCCTGCGCCGCTATCTACAAAAAGCGCATGATAGCCGTTATCCTGACCGGCATGGGGAACGACGGCACCAGGGGCGTCCGCAAGGTCAAGGAGCAGGGGGGCTTCGTGATCGCCGAATCCGATGAAACGGCCGTCGTCTACGGCATGCCGCGCGAAGCGGCCGCGACCGGCCTGGTGGACAGGATCGTTCCCATGCAGTGCGTCCACCGGGAAATCCTGGCCAAAGGCTCGTTTTCCTGATTTCATTCCTGCCGCCCGTGCGGCTATGCTCATTGAACGCAATCCAATTTTTGTCCAGAAAGGAAGAACATTGTGGAACTGAAGTACATCCCCAGGGATATAGAGCAAAAATGGCAGCGCTGTTGGGAGGAGGGGGCATCCTTCGCCGTCACCGAAGACCAGGACAGGAAGAAGTACTATCTGCTGGAGATGTTTCCCTATCCTTCCGGCAGGATTCATATGGGGCACGTGCGCAATTATTCCATCGGCGACGTGGTCGGCAGGTTCAAGAAGATGCGCGGTTTCAACGTGCTGCACCCCATGGGGTGGGACGCCTTCGGGATGCCGGCCGAGAATGCCGCCATCCAGAACAAGAGCCATCCGGCCAAGTGGACCTATGAAAACATCGACTATATGCGCGGCCAGCTCAAGAAGATGGGGCTTTCCTACGACTGGGGCCGCGAGCTTGCCACCTGCGATGTGGCCTATTACCGCTGGGAGCAGAAGATCTTCCTGGAGATGCTCGCCCGGGGGCTGGCGTACAAGAAGACCTCTTTCGTCAACTGGTGCCCGAAATGCGAGACCGTGCTGGCCAACGAGCAGGTGGAGGACGGCGCCTGCTGGCGCTGCGACAGCGTGGTCGAGCAGAAGGAGCTGGATCAGTGGTTCTTCCGCATCACCAACTATGCCGAGGAGTTGCTGGACT is a window of Geobacter sp. FeAm09 DNA encoding:
- a CDS encoding HEAT repeat domain-containing protein — encoded protein: MDSREEIRNALKSADEELRRAAVASLRGRDAAEVCEFVFTAMGDDSWRVRKEAVNVFVAAHPSGDLIAGLLELLRDEDNAGLRNSAAEALVMLGARAARQLKALAGDPDAGVRKFVVDVMGGIGSAVFVPDLLAALHDPDMNVSAAAAEHLGTIGDPGAVPELLAAIAAHESPFFRFSALSALGKLGTPGPVPEEVKGLVGQEIFGKVLYDCLGSIGDHTAAPILLEGLLSGQKSARCAAVKAFNRILLRSGATERHHLHGVVRRLSGSAAVPAFMELLDVEGQDTALAEAVTNLLGIMGDVRAAAPLLAAYLSERLSSPALTALSALGPAGMDALRQIYPAAEEKACAAICTLFGELGYHGGDDLIRAALQDPSPAVRRAAVRAAGQRGLSDCIPEIIGLLHEADDDFSGAIISSLQVLARKDNHPVRAVARQLADSEQPQRRRDAALLFAALRDGDCLSRLAKDEDPSVRQASVAAIGKLHLPSLHGVLQIALVDETPEVRMVAADALGESGSADALEPLRLALRDDDSRVQCAALKSMARLEPGTILDVIGSLLPTAGGLLMITCLEVLESSGSGAALDLVETVLDNEDEELVKLALAILSRHDRERILRNAERLFAHHHAGIRYDTAAALAGLPGQQQRTVLKAALEREGNNLVRDLMKRLLKGVA
- a CDS encoding chemotaxis response regulator protein-glutamate methylesterase yields the protein MRRLKVLVVDDSAFSRRTITRMLEGLECVEVVGYATNGEEGVHKVATLKPDLVTLDLEMPKMDGFTLLRILTVRYSTPVIVVSALSSADKVFKALELGALDFVAKPSSGASNDLLLIREDLQQKVLQFVSLGVPRLKQPHLPSHERAREGAGAAVPGVAGQSPFDLVAIGASTGGPPALQFLFSAFERAYPFAVVVAQHMPSGFTHAFAERLNRASLFEVKEAADGDLVIPGRALIAPGGSNLVLEVRDGRTVARVVPPTDADRYVPSVDVMLESCAAIYKKRMIAVILTGMGNDGTRGVRKVKEQGGFVIAESDETAVVYGMPREAAATGLVDRIVPMQCVHREILAKGSFS
- a CDS encoding chemotaxis protein CheW; this encodes MNLAKIRQKVHNREAAERAAEEERPRRDVAPSPPAGAPASPAVVAADHPPLTDTAAAALPEERLSPAPRRGRHMDPLDIILAGRAAAGCDDDLPLASEGQVAAEAEDYEEILCFRISDEIYGINIMELKEIIKPRETTEVPRAPAFIMGVISLRGVIIPVFNMRERLGLPQGDRNGRERIVIAKRGEGFTGLLVDEVIQVVRIGKDGREAAPAVLEGIDRDFVSGIGRTGAMMIILLNVASITDINIC
- a CDS encoding chemotaxis protein CheW produces the protein MKKELQNIELACFSLGDRLFAVDIMRIKEIILPQKLAGLPRESDLLEGVINLRGELIPVMDMRHRFGMPKAGEHVPGRLLIVSLQGQMLALAVDDVQEVITVLAGEIKPAPDIAEGIGMEYVLGMCLSRDQMFMILDIDSLLAPSDVRLESLRG
- a CDS encoding protein-glutamate O-methyltransferase CheR codes for the protein MTLSLDTGQTMSDDEFRIIRDSIYSHCGIFFDDDSKYLLEKRLARRLPALSLNNFREYYHFLKYDRNKDQEMMDIMDVLTTNETYFFRESFQLSAFTDEVIPELISVKSARGDRTLRIWSAGCSTGEEPYTIAMLLRDMPGLRGWKVEIIGTDISQRVLQHARRGVYTKSSFRATEERYIKRFFYEYDGGLKVTDDIREMVTISHLNLFDKIRMMMLGKMDLIFCRNVIIYFDLAAKKRVVEEFHRSLNDGGFLLLGHSESLMNVTTLFTLRHFKNDMIYQRPERSALGGGS
- a CDS encoding ExeA family protein — translated: MYKAFFGFREKPFGKTPDPRFLFLSAGHEEALARLEFVLEEREMAVLTGEIGCGKTTLSRALMDRLGDGYRFCYIVNPRLTGLEFLRTTARLLDVEAPSALKDEVLEQINTVVYDSYQKGICPVIVVDEAQMISDAEVFDEIRLLTNFQLDDRNLLAVIVMGQPELRPMLASPRFEPLRQRIALNYHLEPLTLEETMEYLDFRLEKAGGMPGLFTPDAVQKIFEITGGVPRRINSLATNALLVAYGNDAALIDSAVIDEIKDELMM